In Triticum aestivum cultivar Chinese Spring chromosome 5B, IWGSC CS RefSeq v2.1, whole genome shotgun sequence, the following proteins share a genomic window:
- the LOC123112016 gene encoding E3 ubiquitin-protein ligase AIP2 has translation MSATAGDEAAVAERLEALRRKLGKKQHFEEAVADLAATLRDRYAGASPALRESMYSTVCRVATVLQTRYTAPGFWRAGLNLFVATEKLLTNPAEKERLKTCILRAREHLDEKENEESMPTNREPDTRFLFEGHLTVGQEPPPPAWLVAQNLTRELNILAEPSGDQNGNNTRTELRPEEMTPAIMNFLNTLSGDAELESALEASLQGITAQPKVPPASKEVVANLPVVTVTEEVIARLGSETECAVCRENLVVDDKMQELPCKHLFHPPCLKPWLDENNSCPICRHELRTDDHAYESRKEREREEEEDRKGAANAVRGGEFMYI, from the exons ATGTCTGCCACGGCGGGGgacgaggcggcggtggccgagcgCCTGGAGGCGCTGCGGAGGAAGCTGGGCAAGAAGCAGCACTTCGAGGAGGCCGTCGCCGACCTCGCCGCCACGCTCCGCGACCGCTACGCCGGCGCCTCGCCCGCCCTCCGCGAGTCG ATGTACTCTACGGTTTGCCGTGTTGCAACCGTCCTTCAGACTAGATATACAGCACCTGGATTCTGGCGTGCTGGTCTGAACCTCTTCGTAGCGACAGAGAAGCTGTTAACTAATCCTGCTGAAAAGGAACGCCTCAAAACCTGCATTTTGAGGGCCCGGGAgcatcttgatgaaaaagaaaatgaggagTCAATGCCAACCAACAGAGAACCAG ACACTAGATTCCTTTTTGAAGGCCACCTTACCGTGGGACAAGAACCTCCTCCTCCAGCATGGCTTGTCGCCCAGAATTTAACACGAGAATTGAACATCTTAGCGGAACCTTCTGGAGATCAAAATGGGAACAACACTAGAACGGAGTTGAGGCCTGAGGAGATGACACCTGCTATAATGAACTTCTTAAACACCTTATCAGGGGACGCGGAGCTTGAGAGTGCCTTGGAAGCATCACTGCAG GGTATCACAGCGCAGCCCAAGGTACCACCGGCTTCAAAGGAGGTCGTTGCTAATCTCCCGGTTGTAACTGTTACTGAAGAAGTCATTGCTAGGCTGGGCAGCGAGACTGAGTGTGCTGTTTGCCGAGAAAACTTGGTTGTGGATGACAAGATGCAGGAGCTGCCGTGCAAGCACCTTTTCCATCCCCCTTGCCTCAAGCCATGGCTG GATGAGAACAACTCATGCCCGATCTGCCGGCACGAGCTGAGGACGGACGACCATGCGTACGAGAGCCGGAAGgagcgggagcgagaggaggaggaagacaggAAGGGAGCGGCCAATGCTGTCAGGGGTGGGGAATTCATGTACATCTGA